One segment of Drosophila mauritiana strain mau12 chromosome 3R, ASM438214v1, whole genome shotgun sequence DNA contains the following:
- the LOC117142713 gene encoding protein SPT2 homolog codes for MDFGDLLRYAKKNSDAVTKEGQGNYYSTKYSPPKKQSKESKQLSSNIQKFLQKKEAEEAEKKRQERQKLNDLLAKRDEKSKNKIRKMLKVTKSANKSVLEDAKDYKGAIDGHEAGEGQGDDYGYVSTEANAFYDKYIEKVRDVQEDKGFTPSRPQSLKDLSGTKERVKAAITREREEAKGHTRQKSSTSTLPSSATKSKESSAARSYSTSKTLYDPNAEKLEEERKKRQEEEQRKAKIKRPAQPPPMDFQALLRLAEKKQHEPVVFEVEKKKEPERLLSAREKRELEERQRQQEQRAQRLKMRDSEGKETPKSIPNRMEPNGRIPKLNQAKPANAPSDSFKKPTAPQPTKSNASSTSLSSSNSHSSTSRSSVSSSRPATKSAQLTARPGATASAVGKPSPSSSKDVPSKNPYAATSLKGTVREFPPRDQSINSSLDRRKILAAAKTRQTPSSDVQRSQGGRQFPPADVKRRRTNEPPVTKRRIYDDDDEDEYDSELDDFIDDGDCEEDISSHIRDIFGYDKRRYQGIDDDDRGMESSFAQVQREEFISKKLGMQEDLEDMRMEAAHKKQKKLVAKISSRS; via the exons ATGGATTTTGGGGACCTGCTGCGCTACGCGAAAAAAAATAGTGATGCGGTCACCAAGGAG GGGCAGGGGAACTACTACAGCACCAAGTACTCGCCGCCCAAGAAGCAGTCCAAGGAGTCCAAACAGCTGTCCAGCAACATCCAGAAGTTTCTCCAAAAGAAGGAGGCCGAGGAGGCGGAAAAGAAACGCCAGGAGCGCCAGAAACTCAACGATCTGCTCGCCAAAAGGGACGAAAAGTCCAAGAACAAGATACGTAAAATGCTAAAGGTAACCAAGTCGGCCAACAAATCAGTGCTGGAGGATGCCAAGGACTACAAGGGGGCCATCGACGGCCACGAGGCGGGCGAGGGTCAGGGCGATGACTACGGCTACGTGTCCACTGAAGCGAATGCCTTTTACGATAAGTACATTGAAAAGGTTCGGGATGTACAGGAAGACAAGGGATTCACGCCCAGCAGGCCACAGTCGCTTAAAGATCTCTCTGGGACAAAGGAGCGCGTGAAGGCGGCCATTACCAGGGAACGAGAGGAGGCCAAGGGTCACACACGTCAGAAAAGCAGCACAAGCACACTGCCATCCAGCGCTACCAAGTCGAAGGAGTCCTCCGCGGCCCGTTCTTACAGTACCTCCAAGACCCTTTATGATCCGAACGCAGAGAAGCTCGAGGAGGAGCGCAAAAAGcggcaggaggaggagcagcgcaAGGCGAAGATAAAACGGCCTGCTCAACCGCCGCCCATGGACTTCCAAGCCTTGCTTCGCTTAGCTGAAAAGAAACAGCACGAGCCCGTGGTTTTTGAGGTGGAGAAAAAGAAGGAACCGGAGCGTTTGCTGTCGGCCCGTGAGAAACGCGAGTTGGAAGAGCGCCAGCGGCAACAGGAGCAGCGCGCCCAGCGGCTCAAGATGCGGGACAGTGAAGGCAAGGAGACTCCGAAATCCATCCCCAATCGCATGGAGCCTAACGGACGCATCCCCAAGCTGAATCAAGCCAAGCCAGCCAATGCACCAAGTGATAGTTTTAAAAAACCAACTGCCCCACAGCCAACGAAAAGCAACGCGAGCTCCACCAGTTTATCCAGTTCCAATTCTCATTCCTCCACCAGTCGCAGTTCTGTCTCCAGCTCAAGGCCCGCTACTAAATCAGCTCAATTGACTGCTCGACCTGGCGCAACTGCATCGGCGGTTGGAAAACCAAGCCCCAGCTCTAGCAAGGATGTCCCATCCAAGAACCCCTATGCAGCTACTTCCCTAAAGGGAACTGTAAGAGAGTTTCCACCTAGGGATCAGTCAATCAACTCATCCTTGGATCGTCGAAAAATTCTGGCAGCCGCAAAGACGCGACAGACTCCTTCCTCGGATGTTCAGAGATCACAGGGCGGACGGCAATTCCCGCCCGCAGATGTCAAGAGACGAAGAACTAACGAGCCGCCAGTCACCAAGA GACGCATTtacgacgacgatgatgaggaTGAATACGATTCTGAGCTGGATGACTTCATAGATGATGGCGACTGCGAGGAGGACATATCTTCCCACATCCGCGACATTTTCGGGTATGATAAGCGTCGTTATCAAGGAATAGACGACGACGATCGTGGCATGGAATCCAGTTTTGCACAAGTGCAGCGCGAGGAGTTCATCAGCAAGAAGCTGG GAATGCAAGAGGATCTCGAGGACATGCGCATGGAGGCGGCGCACAAGAAACAAAAGAAGCTCGTGGCGAAAATCAGCTCACGCTCCTAG
- the LOC117142715 gene encoding NKAP family protein CG6066, with product MRSRSRSRSRQRERRRSDSRARSRSERRTYQKPQHRRSVSRERERDRERELHRERTSNRSSRRSREKDAEPRRRRTRSSPSRSNSSSSSDRSSSSRSPSRSRKSRPKSVERWPNDRYHENNDRRQNPFRGRAPEGSFINDPAEPSSRSQHRGRGSSNHQFKGDSKAVNARRNQRVRIGEEGVPDVWGKSPSRPETNDVELVKGSYIGPKKKKKKGKSKHKKSEKKSKKKSKKSKKKKSKKESSSSSSSSSSEDSSDESSSSSSSSSSDSEDESEEEDVWLEKTADGIKKPKKKKSSASKKDKKSKKKKKKRKSEAEKSKKSSSSSASKSKNKESASHNDEDVGPSLRPGGSLNQKDFGKALLPGEGAAMAAYIAEGKRIPRRGEIGLTSDEIANFESVGYVMSGSRHRRMEAVRIRKENQLYSADEKRALAMFSKEERQKRENKILSQFKDMIHSKLQAKDKK from the coding sequence ATGCGTTCACGCAGCAGGAGTCGCAGCAGGCAGAGGGAACGTCGCCGGTCCGATTCTAGGGCTCGTTCCCGCTCGGAAAGAAGGACTTACCAGAAACCGCAGCACAGGAGATCGGTTTCGCGAGAGAGGGAAAGAGACAGGGAGAGGGAGCTCCACAGGGAAAGGACTTCCAATCGCAGCTCACGTCGCTCCAGAGAAAAGGATGCAGAGCCTCGACGCCGTAGAACGCGCTCCTCGCCCTccagaagcaacagcagcagcagtagtgATAGATCCAGTTCCTCGAGAAGCCCGTCCAGAAGCCGCAAATCCCGCCCAAAATCCGTGGAACGCTGGCCCAACGATCGTTATCATGAAAACAACGATAGGCGGCAGAATCCCTTCCGGGGAAGGGCTCCCGAAGGTAGTTTCATTAATGATCCCGCCGAACCATCGTCCAGGTCGCAGCACAGAGGCAGAGGATCGTCCAACCACCAATTCAAAGGTGACTCCAAGGCTGTGAATGCCCGCAGGAACCAGAGAGTTCGCATCGGAGAGGAAGGCGTGCCAGATGTCTGGGGCAAGAGCCCATCCCGGCCAGAAACCAACGATGTGGAGCTCGTGAAGGGTTCTTACATAGGACccaagaagaaaaagaaaaagggcAAGAGCAAGCACAAGAAATCTGAAAAGAAGTCGAAGAAAAAGTCAAAGAAatccaaaaagaaaaagagcAAAAAAGAGTCGAGTTCCTCCTCCAGTTCGTCAAGCAGCGAAGACAGTAGCGACGAGTCCAGCAGCTCAAGTTCCAGTTCTAGTTCTGACAGCGAAGATGAGTCCGAGGAGGAAGATGTTTGGCTGGAAAAGACAGCCGACGGTATCAAGAAGCCTAAAAAGAAGAAGTCCTCCGCCagcaaaaaggacaaaaagtctaaaaagaagaaaaagaagcgtAAGTCAGAGGCGGAAAAGTCCAAGAAGAGCTCCTCCTCCAGTGCCAGCAAGTCGAAGAACAAGGAAAGTGCCTCGCACAACGACGAGGACGTGGGACCTTCGCTGCGACCCGGCGGTAGCCTTAATCAAAAGGACTTCGGCAAGGCGCTGCTGCCAGGAGAAGGTGCCGCCATGGCTGCCTACATTGCCGAGGGCAAGAGAATTCCCCGCCGTGGTGAAATCGGCCTAACATCCGATGAAATCGCCAATTTCGAGTCTGTGGGCTATGTAATGAGCGGCAGCAGGCATCGTCGCATGGAGGCCGTCCGTATCCGAAAGGAGAACCAGCTGTACTCCGCCGACGAGAAGCGAGCACTGGCCATGTTCAGCAAGGAGGAGCGACAGAAGCGCGAAAACAAGATTCTGTCGCAGTTTAAGGACATGATCCACTCAAAGCTGCAGGCCAAGGACAAGAAGTAA
- the LOC117145112 gene encoding palmitoyltransferase ZDHHC16 — MARITWRGHSTQELLSILRLRWSYMKHCWHSLTFNAHMNSSYASDVCLTPIFWFVDNYTHCLGPFFVVGVAALTTSVVSIAYWIGLPFWWAKSQLVTYFLLIVGNWLLLNVVFHYVMAVITPAGHPPEGVSLVEAVSMCGKCIAPKPPRTHHCSICNRCILKMDHHCPWLNNCVGYGNHRYFFLYMTYTTLGCLFLILFGLEIGHKYLWLDHGENWTEIEPLEGQPVKFNLSGHIIPVTHPNEYDEFMLPPAVHNLPTPIVDTDAASPGRRRALWFMAFTNVAVVLALGSLSIWHAKLITRGETSVEAHINEAERKRHLQQQRIYINPYNFGTKKNWKLFLGLVRGRSFWRTVLLPSWHKPEGTGLSFHTVNDAPFEDEWP; from the exons ATGGCACGCATTACTTGGAGGGGTCACTCCACTCAGGAGTTGCT ATCGATTTTGCGGCTTCGTTGGTCATATATGAAGCACTGCTGGCACTCCTTAACCTTCAACGCCCACATGAACTCCTCCTACGCCTCGGACGTCTGCCTGACCCCCATTTTTTGGTTTGTGGACAACTACACTCACTGCCTGGGACCG ttttttgtGGTTGGCGTGGCTGCCTTGACCACTTCAGTCGTTAGTATTGCCTATTGGATTGGCTTGCCCTTTTGGTGGGCCAAAAGTCAGTTGGTGACCTACTTCCTCCTCATTGTGGGCAACTGGCTGCTGCTCAATGTGGTTTTTCACTATGTTATGGCTGTGATCACGCCGGCGGGTCATCCGCCAGAGGGCGTGTCGCTAGTAGAAGCGGTTAGCATGTGCGGCAAATGCATAGCTCCCAAACCACCAAGGACTCATCACTGCTCCATCTGCAATCGCTGCATCCTTAAGATGGATCATCATTGTC CTTGGCTCAACAATTGCGTGGGTTATGGTAATCATCGGTACTTCTTCCTCTACATGACGTACACCACTCTGGGTTGCCTGTTTCTTATATTGTTTGGCTTGGAGATTGGCCACAAATACCTGTGGCTGGATcatggcgaaaactggacagAAATTGAGCCCTTGGAGGGGCAGCCAGTCAAGTTTAACCTCAGTGGGCACATCATTCCAGTG ACACATCCGAATGAGTATGATGAATTTATGCTGCCTCCAGCCGTGCACAATCTTCCAACACCCATTGTGGACACGGATGCCGCTTCGCCCGGTCGACGACGAGCGCTTTGGTTCATGGCATTCACAAACGTGGCGGTGGTCTTGGCTCTCGGTAGCCTCTCCATCTGGCACGCCAAGCTAATCACTCGTGGCGAGACCAGTGTGGAGGCTCACATCAACGAAGCTGAGCGAAAACGGCACCTCCAGCAACAACGCATTTATATAAATCCCTATAACTTTGGCACCAAAAAGAACTGGAAGCTGTTCTTGGGTCTGGTGCGGGGCAGATCCTTTTGGCGAACTGTGCTGCTTCCCTCCTGGCACAAACCCGAGGGTACTGGGCTTAGTTTCCACACGGTAAATGACGCTCCCTTCGAGGACGAGTGGCCGTAA
- the LOC117143895 gene encoding cilia- and flagella-associated protein 58: protein MSKASGSEDEPLVPDDFDDDFYKELCDKIPEATKALRQKDTPNNADNVQRLLICGSRYKSDLRLEKERSQELRKEIESLEERLENAAKVTKMDMATIEELRGVIEGAWKQKDAAQIREQSAQDEVLSLREKLDESEQMVAHLNEKRLAMSKRDDGKERERLKAEIADLNKRLQLQRTYATELDHTIEGLEAKNKELLKLLDETSSDACNLKRKSDALTKELSTMKTEESRYQEQISQMKSANEHLTKVKVRQNLQILSLKTNLEHLNTQHNAANNKLAKITVDLEYTVQERDKNKRALNQRINLLKVREDELIKVRQDNGKLAKSQEAIARKYAVLDEAKREVETLNIRLRTQLGTQDKELESMRRVVHHFEKNNENLTKERDSLRRELQAEHQQLEQSNALHQEAQHEVRALKDTITTMDTKLKKLNEDANKLKKEKTKKLDEIQHWIDKLDALQNEMHLKENYEIELKRTISDLEAKCSKFQQQHDGLAAERHTLQRSVQLADEERQKLRDQLVNLQAHVEKLKAKIGYRDGEMSRLQLQIDRMEKERRLLRNDIRHAQLGQQHTKAELLDKRKENDRHAKSLQEDEQKLARLRKDVDNLMNEKNAISAALTKRNEEFDRLKHSQENLQTVYDQTQRQCSQCQDDMRLMGVEIKNLRTERDVLRADRESAADLRQELLQMHRMLNQERIKARALQDEMVTPMNVHRWRLLSGKDPEKMDLLGRISILRKQLLQQNVAASEQERALNEAQQLYAALREFMLKLPSHKVRAELNSVKANLSAKDRKLKVLKAELSAREADEKSKKEKLEEMRVNLALTKTQLLEEKKHKQKLLEERQLLEQMHCYSAPAQLPRTLGAGFKMVSSLL, encoded by the exons ATGTCGAAGGCTTCCGGATCAGAAGATGAGCCTCTGGTGCCAGATGACTTTGATGATGACTTCTACAAGGAACTATGCGACAAAATCCCTGAG GCCACCAAAGCTCTGCGGCAAAAGGATACTCCCAACAATGCGGATAATGTCCAGAGGCTGCTCATCTGCGGCAGTCGCTATAAAAGCGATCTCAGACTTGAGAAGGAACGCTCCCAGGAACTTCGAAAGGAGATTGAAAGCCTTGAAGAGCGCTTAGAAAATGCGGCTAAGGTCACCAAAATGGACATGGCCACCATTGAGGAGCTACGTGGAGTCATAG AGGGTGCTTGGAAGCAGAAGGATGCTGCTCAGATTCGTGAACAATCCGCCCAGGACGAGGTCCTTAGTCTTCGCGAGAAACTGGATGAATCAGAGCAGATGGTGGCCCATCTAAATGAGAAACGGCTGGCCATGAGTAAGCGGGACGATGGCAAGGAACGGGAGCGTCTCAAAGCCGAGATTGCCGATCTCAACAAGCGATTGCAATTGCAACGGACCTACGCCACGGAACTGGACCACACCATCGAAGGATTGGAGGCTAAAAACAAGGAACTGCTCAAGCTACTGGAT GAAACCTCCAGCGATGCCTGCAACTTGAAACGCAAAAGTGATGCCTTGACCAAGGAACTTTCTACGATGAAGACCGAGGAGTCACGCTACCAGGAACAAATTTCTCAAATGAAGTCCGCCAACGAGCACTTAACCAAGGTGAAAGTGCGCCAGAACCTGCAGATTCTGTCCCTCAAGACGAACCTGGAGCACTTAAACACCCAGCACAATGCAGCCAACAACAAGCTGGCCAAGATCACAGTAGACTTGGAGTACACGGTGCAGGAAAGGGACAAGAACAAGCGGGCTCTGAATCAGCGCATCAATCTACTTAAGGTGCGCGAGGATGAACTGATTAAAGTGCGACAGGACAACGGGAAGCTGGCCAAGTCCCAGGAGGCGATTGCTCGGAAGTATGCGGTATTAGACGAGGCCAAACGAGAAGTGGAAACACTGAACATAAGGCTAAG AACCCAGCTGGGCACCCAAGACAAGGAGCTGGAGTCGATGCGCCGTGTGGTCCATCACTTCGAGAAGAACAACGAAAACTTGACCAAGGAGCGGGATTCGCTGAGGCGGGAATTGCAGGCGGAGCACCAACAGCTCGAGCAGAGCAATGCACTGCACCAAGAGGCGCAGCATGAAGTGCGTGCTCTTAAGGACACCATCACCACAATGGACACCAAGCTGAAGAAGCTCAACGAGGACGCCAACAAGCTCAAGAAGGAGAAGACCAAAAAGCTGGACGAGATTCAGCACTGGATAGACAAATTGGATGCGTTGCAGA ATGAGATGCACTTGAAGGAGAACTACGAGATCGAACTGAAGCGCACCATCAGCGACTTGGAAGCCAAGTGCTCCAAGTTCCAGCAACAGCATGATGGTCTTGCAGCTGAGCGCCATACCCTTCAGCGCAGTGTCCAGCTGGCCGATGAGGAACGACAGAAACTGCGCGATCAACTGGTGAATCTGCAGGCGCACGTCGAGAAACTTAAGGCCAAGATCGGGTACAGGGATGGCGAGATGTCCAGACTCCAGTTGCAGATCGATCGCATGGAGAAGGAGCGCCGACTGCTACGCAACGACATCCGGCATGCCCAGCTGGGTCAGCAGCACACCAAGGCGGAACTGCTGGACAAGCGGAAGGAGAACGATCGGCACGCCAAGTCGCTGCAAGAGGACGAGCAGAAGCTGGCGCGCCTGCGCAAGGATGTGGACAACCTGATGAACGAGAAGAATGCCATCAGTGCGGCGCTGACCAAACGCAACGAGGAGTTCGATCGACTCAAGCACAGCCAGGAGAACCTGCAAACGGTTTACGATCAGACCCAGAGGCAGTGCAGCCAGTGTCAGGACGATATGCGTCTAATGGGCGTGGAGATAAAGAATCTGCGTACGGAAAGGGATGTCCTGCGCGCGGATAGAGAGAGTGCAGCGGATCTGCGCCAGGAACTGCTGCAAATGCATCGCATGCTCAACCAGGAACGAATCAAGGCGCGTGCCCTGCAGGACGAGATGGTCACGCCCATGAATGTGCATCGGTGGCGTCTCCTGAGCGGCAAAGATCCAGAAAAAATGGATCTGCTCGGACGCATTAGCATCCTTCGAAAGCAGTTGCTCCAGCAGAACGTGGCCGCCTCGGAGCAGGAACGGGCGCTCAATGAAGCCCAACAGCTCTATGCGGCCTTGAGGGAGTTCATGCTTAAGCTTCCCAGCCATAAAGTGCGGGCGGAGCTCAACAGCGTTAAG GCTAACCTATCCGCCAAGGATCGCAAACTGAAGGTTCTGAAGGCCGAGCTCAGTGCCCGCGAGGCAGACGAGAAGTCCAAGAAGGAGAAGCTGGAAGAGATGCGTGTTAACTTGGCTCTAACCAAGACCCAGTTGCTAGAGGAGAAGAAGCACAAGCAGAAGCTTCTTGAGGAGCGACAGTTGCTGGAGCAGATGCATTGCTACTCCGCGCCCGCCCAACTGCCTAGGACTCTGGGTGCGGGTTTCAAGATGGTCAGTAGTCTACTCTAA